A genomic window from Arthrobacter sp. FW305-BF8 includes:
- a CDS encoding C40 family peptidase gives MSLTGPGRTAAALCTAVVLFGTLAAPANAHRGVAVSPPTSVFGATALTAPASPEIPSPAEIAAAKSSESATAAKVADIEGILGEAAAAQEATFARTLEANNAYSNALVELDTRSEAAAAATARAAAADKEQSKSRKAVGQLAGDLYRNGGLNPELSGLVAGTGDVLAKAATLQALTAGRSRAFAAAETTATAAESLTAAAADARRAADDAAKTAETLKAQADQANAAQVKEVADAKAQRTVLVGQLASLRNTTTALESARVDGLERQRQQARLAAVTAAAERAAAAQAATDKAAAANAADAEQAPAMNAAAAGSASAASAEQSASAPARTPAQTTPSRATPAAPAPAAPARPAPAPARPAPAPARPAPAPAPAPAPVQPAPVRPAPSPAGSNQAAISVAMGKVGSPYFYQYGGTGAFGFDCSGLVQNAFAAIGKQLPRTAAEQFAQAPVHVPLSQAQPGDLLVWGAAPGFYHVAIYLGGGRVVQALNPSAGITVTDLGMMAGMQLHPVAARY, from the coding sequence ATGAGTTTGACTGGCCCCGGCCGCACAGCGGCCGCCCTGTGCACCGCCGTCGTCCTCTTTGGAACCCTCGCGGCACCTGCGAACGCTCACCGGGGGGTCGCGGTGAGCCCGCCAACATCGGTCTTCGGGGCAACAGCCCTGACGGCACCGGCATCGCCAGAAATCCCCTCCCCCGCGGAAATCGCTGCCGCCAAGTCAAGTGAAAGTGCGACGGCGGCAAAGGTCGCCGACATTGAGGGCATCCTGGGCGAGGCCGCGGCGGCCCAGGAAGCCACGTTCGCACGCACGCTCGAAGCCAACAACGCCTACAGCAATGCCCTCGTCGAACTGGACACGAGGTCGGAGGCGGCCGCGGCGGCCACGGCCAGGGCTGCCGCCGCGGACAAGGAACAGTCCAAGAGCCGCAAGGCCGTGGGGCAGCTGGCCGGGGACCTGTACCGGAACGGTGGCCTCAATCCGGAACTGAGCGGCCTGGTCGCGGGCACGGGCGACGTCCTCGCCAAGGCCGCAACACTGCAGGCCCTCACCGCGGGCCGGAGCAGGGCCTTCGCCGCAGCAGAAACCACCGCCACAGCCGCCGAATCCCTCACCGCTGCTGCCGCCGACGCACGCCGCGCTGCAGACGACGCCGCGAAAACTGCCGAGACGCTCAAGGCCCAGGCCGATCAGGCTAATGCGGCCCAGGTGAAGGAAGTGGCGGACGCGAAGGCGCAGCGGACCGTCCTTGTAGGGCAGCTTGCCTCGCTGCGGAACACCACAACGGCGCTTGAGTCCGCCCGCGTGGACGGCCTGGAACGCCAGCGACAGCAGGCGCGTCTCGCCGCGGTAACTGCGGCAGCTGAACGTGCCGCAGCGGCCCAGGCGGCCACAGATAAGGCAGCGGCAGCGAATGCTGCGGACGCAGAACAGGCACCGGCGATGAACGCTGCGGCGGCAGGCAGCGCAAGTGCTGCCTCGGCGGAGCAGTCTGCTTCCGCACCGGCCCGGACACCGGCCCAGACCACTCCTTCACGGGCAACTCCGGCGGCTCCCGCGCCTGCTGCTCCGGCCCGCCCGGCACCTGCTCCGGCCCGTCCGGCTCCCGCACCAGCACGGCCAGCACCCGCCCCGGCTCCCGCGCCTGCGCCGGTTCAGCCGGCGCCGGTTCGGCCTGCCCCGTCTCCAGCCGGCTCCAACCAGGCGGCCATTTCCGTGGCGATGGGCAAGGTGGGGTCGCCGTACTTCTATCAATATGGCGGCACTGGCGCGTTCGGCTTCGACTGTTCGGGCCTGGTCCAAAACGCGTTCGCGGCCATCGGGAAGCAACTTCCGCGCACGGCTGCGGAGCAGTTCGCCCAGGCCCCCGTTCACGTGCCCCTGTCCCAGGCGCAGCCCGGTGACCTGCTGGTTTGGGGAGCGGCGCCGGGTTTCTACCATGTGGCGATCTACCTCGGCGGCGGCAGGGTAGTCCAGGCACTGAACCCGTCCGCGGGCATCACCGTGACAGATCTGGGCATGATGGCCGGCATGCAGCTCCATCCGGTCGCTGCGCGGTACTAG
- a CDS encoding metallopeptidase family protein, with the protein MPANLPPGLPIVPDGAGDSPGFDMSEADFEAAVSDALDQLPAEVAQAMDNVAVFIDDDYVPQPGEDPDTVLLGLYEGVPLTERDSWWDAGSLPDRITIYRQPILDICSSREDVVEEVAVTVIHEIAHHFGIDDQRLHELGWD; encoded by the coding sequence ATGCCAGCTAACCTGCCGCCCGGCCTCCCGATCGTGCCGGACGGAGCCGGCGACTCCCCCGGTTTCGACATGTCGGAGGCCGACTTCGAAGCGGCTGTCAGCGACGCCCTGGACCAGCTTCCGGCCGAAGTGGCACAGGCCATGGACAACGTAGCGGTGTTCATAGACGACGATTACGTCCCGCAGCCCGGTGAGGACCCGGACACGGTTCTGCTGGGGCTGTACGAGGGCGTTCCACTGACCGAGCGTGATTCCTGGTGGGATGCCGGATCGCTTCCGGACCGCATTACCATCTACCGCCAGCCCATCCTGGACATCTGCTCGTCCCGCGAGGATGTGGTGGAGGAGGTGGCGGTGACGGTGATCCATGAGATTGCGCACCACTTCGGAATCGACGACCAGCGGCTTCACGAACTCGGGTGGGACTAG
- a CDS encoding DedA family protein, whose amino-acid sequence MRIPGATSSPADELTGIVGFAAQAIDSLGEWGVGLFTFLETVFPPIPSEVILPLAGFLTRQGSLNLALVFVTSTLGAYLGALALYFLGAKVGLERSIRWLSKLPLVDREDFERADVWFRRHGRSAIFFGRLLPGVRSLISLPAGAERMHLGTFSIFTIAGSGIWNGALIGLGVLLGRQYSMVEQYSRYLNYAVYAALALFVAWLVVRHIRRGKPARDPR is encoded by the coding sequence ATGCGCATTCCCGGCGCCACATCCAGTCCGGCCGACGAACTGACAGGCATCGTGGGTTTCGCCGCCCAAGCGATCGATTCGCTCGGGGAATGGGGTGTGGGACTCTTTACCTTCCTCGAGACGGTGTTTCCGCCGATTCCCAGCGAAGTGATTCTTCCGCTCGCCGGGTTCCTGACCCGGCAAGGGTCCCTCAACCTGGCCCTGGTCTTCGTGACCAGCACGCTGGGGGCATATCTGGGCGCTCTTGCGCTGTATTTTCTGGGCGCGAAGGTGGGGCTGGAGCGTTCGATCCGCTGGCTGTCCAAGCTGCCGCTGGTGGACCGGGAGGACTTCGAGCGCGCGGACGTCTGGTTCCGCCGCCACGGCAGGTCGGCGATTTTCTTCGGCCGGCTGCTGCCCGGCGTGCGGAGCCTTATTTCGCTGCCGGCGGGCGCCGAGAGGATGCACCTGGGCACCTTCAGCATTTTCACCATTGCCGGCAGCGGCATCTGGAACGGCGCGCTGATCGGCTTGGGCGTACTGCTGGGCCGGCAGTACTCGATGGTGGAGCAGTACTCCCGCTACCTCAACTACGCCGTCTACGCCGCCCTGGCCCTCTTCGTGGCCTGGCTCGTGGTCCGGCACATCCGGCGCGGGAAGCCGGCACGGGACCCACGCTAG
- a CDS encoding LolA family protein, whose product MTATWLRWTPAVAVPAVIAAGVLAGSLPASARDPLPEKTPAQVLAMIGQHQAKSFSGTVEQSSELGLPDVPQVGPGSGAGTGSLAELLTGPHSARVYVDGPTKARIQVMDRMAERDAVRQGNELWLYNSKDNTATHVTLPAGATKESRSHDMPAGVATPEELAAKMLEKLDGTDVAVAEDTEVAGRAAYNLVLTPRSDVTLVGSVAVAVDGENGLPLSVEVRARGQQEPAFRTAFSSLTLGAPDAALFNFAPPPGASVKELAVPAKPSGTKGQADKNRAHKDLAGKDAADRSTDNKNLRGHAPTVTGSGWERIVGIPAPSASAPSQSRESGKQSADRLLNDPLLRQATVTVPGGRAISTSLVNVLLTDDGRTFVGSMPLERLQAAAAAR is encoded by the coding sequence ATGACTGCCACCTGGCTGCGGTGGACACCCGCCGTGGCCGTACCTGCTGTGATAGCTGCCGGAGTCCTGGCGGGGTCCTTGCCCGCGAGCGCCCGGGACCCGCTGCCAGAGAAGACACCTGCCCAGGTGCTGGCGATGATCGGACAACACCAGGCCAAATCCTTCTCGGGCACGGTGGAGCAGTCCTCCGAACTCGGCCTGCCGGATGTCCCCCAGGTTGGGCCCGGTTCGGGTGCCGGGACGGGTTCGCTCGCGGAACTGCTGACCGGCCCACACAGCGCCCGCGTTTACGTTGACGGCCCAACCAAGGCCCGCATCCAGGTCATGGACCGGATGGCCGAACGCGACGCCGTCCGGCAGGGCAATGAGCTGTGGCTGTACAACTCCAAGGACAACACGGCCACGCACGTCACGCTTCCCGCCGGTGCGACGAAGGAATCCCGCAGCCATGACATGCCGGCAGGTGTGGCAACCCCGGAGGAACTGGCCGCGAAGATGCTTGAAAAGCTGGACGGCACCGACGTGGCGGTGGCCGAAGACACAGAGGTGGCAGGCAGGGCGGCGTACAACCTGGTTCTTACGCCGCGCTCGGACGTCACCCTGGTGGGTTCCGTGGCTGTGGCCGTGGACGGTGAGAACGGTCTGCCGCTGAGCGTGGAGGTACGGGCCCGCGGCCAACAGGAGCCTGCGTTCCGGACCGCTTTCTCCAGCCTGACGCTTGGCGCTCCCGATGCGGCCCTGTTTAACTTCGCGCCGCCGCCGGGTGCCTCGGTGAAGGAACTGGCGGTGCCGGCAAAGCCCAGCGGAACGAAGGGGCAAGCCGACAAGAACCGGGCCCACAAGGATCTGGCTGGCAAGGACGCGGCCGACAGGAGCACAGACAATAAGAACCTGCGCGGGCACGCCCCCACCGTCACCGGCTCCGGCTGGGAACGGATCGTCGGCATTCCAGCCCCCTCCGCTTCCGCGCCATCCCAGTCCCGCGAGTCCGGGAAGCAATCAGCCGACCGGCTGCTCAATGATCCGCTGCTTCGCCAGGCGACCGTGACCGTCCCAGGTGGGCGGGCCATCTCCACATCTCTGGTTAATGTCCTGCTGACCGACGACGGCCGGACGTTCGTTGGTTCCATGCCCCTGGAGCGGCTCCAGGCCGCCGCAGCCGCGAGGTGA
- a CDS encoding cation diffusion facilitator family transporter — protein MGHDHNHTHGLTATGRHRGRLIAVLAITLSVMLIQLVGSLLSGSLALLADAGHMLSDSAGVFIALMAAWIAALPASDLRTYGYQRAEVLAALANALILVVVAAVIFTEAIRRIGSAPEVHTDIMLYAAILGAAANLVSLLILRKAQQESLNVRGAYLEVLGDLLGSFAVIAAALVIKFTGYLAADTIASVIIALMILPRAWHLLREVVDVLLEATPKGVEVSMIREHILSVAGVVAVHDIHIWTITSGVPVFSAHVVVEDEVLSAKGADQVLDTLTTCLGSHFDTEHCTFQLEPASHYEHESPQHA, from the coding sequence ATGGGACACGACCACAACCACACCCACGGCCTCACGGCAACGGGTAGGCACCGCGGCAGGCTGATTGCGGTTCTGGCCATCACCCTCTCCGTGATGCTCATCCAACTGGTCGGCTCCCTGCTCTCCGGCTCCCTGGCCCTGCTGGCCGATGCGGGCCACATGCTCTCTGACTCAGCCGGCGTCTTCATCGCCCTGATGGCTGCATGGATCGCCGCACTGCCGGCCAGCGATCTACGGACCTACGGTTACCAGCGCGCGGAAGTCCTGGCTGCCCTCGCCAACGCCCTGATCCTGGTGGTGGTAGCGGCTGTCATCTTCACCGAAGCCATCCGCCGCATTGGCTCCGCACCCGAGGTGCATACCGACATCATGCTGTACGCCGCCATCCTCGGTGCGGCCGCCAACCTCGTCTCGCTGCTGATCCTGCGCAAGGCCCAGCAGGAAAGCCTGAACGTCCGCGGCGCCTACCTGGAGGTGCTGGGCGATCTCCTCGGCTCGTTCGCCGTGATCGCCGCGGCTCTGGTCATCAAGTTCACCGGCTATCTCGCGGCGGACACCATCGCCTCCGTGATCATCGCGCTGATGATCCTGCCGAGGGCCTGGCACTTGCTCCGCGAGGTGGTGGATGTCCTGCTGGAGGCCACTCCGAAGGGCGTGGAAGTCAGCATGATCCGCGAACACATCCTCTCGGTGGCGGGCGTGGTTGCCGTCCACGACATCCACATCTGGACCATCACATCCGGCGTGCCGGTGTTTTCCGCCCACGTGGTGGTGGAGGACGAGGTGCTGAGCGCGAAGGGCGCGGACCAGGTCCTGGACACACTGACGACCTGTCTGGGGTCGCATTTCGATACCGAGCACTGCACCTTCCAACTGGAACCGGCCAGCCACTACGAGCACGAATCGCCTCAGCACGCCTGA
- a CDS encoding ABC transporter permease, protein MSHSDWPPVQEPAVQRLAVRDSPAPGTRRRPSSGSLLASELKQLFRRRRTQAMLLALAAIPVVIAVVVRVSSTVPPGRGPAFLDRISQNGLFVAVTAMLVSVPLFLPLTIGVVAGDTIAGEAGLGTLRYLLVAPAGRVRLLLVKYAGAAVFCISAPLAVALAGAGIGWVLFPVGPVALLSGDLVEPDQALVRMLLIAAYQAVSLLGLSAVGLFLSTLTDVPVGAMAATIVLSVVSQVLDQLPQLEWLHPWLFTHHWFGFADLLRHPVGWDSFGDNALLQAGYIAVFGALAYGRFVSKDVLS, encoded by the coding sequence ATGTCGCACAGTGATTGGCCGCCGGTGCAGGAACCGGCGGTGCAGCGGCTCGCCGTGCGAGACAGCCCGGCGCCGGGTACCAGGCGCCGGCCGTCCAGCGGTTCGCTGCTCGCCTCGGAACTGAAGCAGCTGTTCCGCCGCCGCAGGACCCAGGCCATGCTCCTGGCGCTGGCCGCCATCCCGGTGGTGATCGCCGTCGTCGTGCGCGTTTCCTCAACCGTTCCCCCGGGGAGGGGGCCGGCGTTCCTGGACCGGATCAGCCAGAACGGCCTGTTTGTGGCCGTCACCGCGATGCTGGTGTCCGTTCCGCTGTTCCTCCCGCTGACCATTGGTGTGGTCGCGGGGGACACCATTGCCGGGGAAGCCGGACTGGGCACGCTGCGGTACCTGCTGGTGGCGCCTGCCGGCAGGGTGCGCCTGCTGCTGGTCAAGTATGCCGGGGCTGCAGTGTTCTGTATTTCCGCTCCGCTCGCAGTGGCGCTCGCCGGCGCCGGCATCGGGTGGGTGCTCTTCCCGGTGGGACCGGTGGCGCTGCTCTCGGGTGACCTTGTGGAACCGGACCAGGCCCTGGTGAGGATGCTGCTGATCGCCGCCTATCAGGCCGTGTCGCTGCTCGGTTTATCGGCCGTCGGGCTGTTTCTGTCCACGCTGACCGACGTGCCTGTCGGCGCCATGGCCGCCACGATAGTCCTGTCCGTCGTCTCCCAGGTGCTCGATCAGTTGCCTCAGCTGGAGTGGCTGCACCCGTGGCTGTTCACGCACCACTGGTTCGGCTTCGCAGACCTGCTCCGCCATCCCGTCGGCTGGGATTCGTTCGGCGACAATGCGCTGTTGCAGGCGGGCTACATCGCAGTGTTCGGTGCGCTCGCGTACGGCAGGTTCGTGAGCAAGGACGTGCTGTCCTAG
- a CDS encoding ABC transporter ATP-binding protein, translated as MTAAGRALALETHGLSKRFGHQLAVNSIDLAVPRGSVFGFLGPNGSGKTTTIRMMLGLAAPTAGEVRVLGMDMPRQLDEVLPRVGALVEGPAFYPFLSGAANLHRFDAADRHAAPSTRRARVAEALERVGLSHAARKKVRAYSLGMKQRLGIANALLARRELLVLDEPTNGLDPQGTREVRNLVRSLAADGATVFVSSHLLAEVEQICTHAAIMSAGRLVAQGPLAELRESGTAQLRLVTPDAGTASGVLVRFGLSPVASHPDGADAVITSSLPIGVGFDRTAGLSGGAGPDGTAGQPAANGGVAPEAIVAALVADGVRVRGFTVERGSLEDRFVALTGEGFDVAQ; from the coding sequence GTGACAGCCGCTGGCCGCGCGCTTGCGCTAGAGACACACGGGCTGAGCAAGCGGTTCGGCCACCAGCTGGCGGTCAACAGCATCGACCTCGCCGTGCCCCGGGGCTCTGTTTTCGGCTTCCTCGGGCCCAACGGATCAGGCAAGACCACCACTATCCGCATGATGCTCGGCCTCGCCGCGCCGACCGCGGGCGAGGTCAGGGTCCTGGGGATGGACATGCCGCGGCAGCTTGATGAGGTCCTGCCAAGGGTCGGTGCGCTGGTGGAGGGGCCGGCTTTCTACCCTTTCCTCTCGGGTGCGGCAAATCTGCACCGCTTTGATGCAGCGGACCGCCACGCCGCGCCGTCCACCCGCCGCGCGCGGGTGGCGGAAGCACTGGAACGCGTGGGGCTTTCCCATGCCGCCCGGAAGAAGGTACGGGCCTACTCGCTCGGCATGAAGCAGCGGCTGGGAATCGCCAACGCGCTGCTGGCAAGGCGCGAATTGCTGGTGCTGGACGAACCGACCAATGGGCTGGATCCGCAGGGGACGCGCGAGGTGCGGAACTTGGTCCGGTCCCTCGCCGCAGACGGCGCCACGGTGTTCGTCTCCAGCCACCTGCTGGCCGAAGTGGAGCAGATCTGCACCCACGCGGCCATCATGAGTGCCGGAAGGCTGGTGGCCCAGGGGCCCCTGGCCGAACTCCGCGAGTCGGGCACCGCGCAGCTCCGCCTCGTGACGCCCGACGCCGGTACGGCCTCGGGCGTTTTGGTGCGGTTCGGTCTGTCTCCGGTTGCGAGTCATCCAGACGGAGCGGATGCCGTCATCACTTCCAGCTTGCCTATCGGGGTCGGGTTTGACCGGACAGCAGGGCTCTCCGGTGGCGCAGGGCCTGACGGCACTGCGGGGCAACCCGCCGCCAACGGAGGCGTGGCACCGGAGGCAATAGTTGCTGCCCTCGTGGCAGACGGCGTACGGGTGCGCGGGTTCACGGTGGAGCGTGGCAGCCTGGAGGACCGCTTTGTGGCTTTGACGGGGGAGGGCTTCGATGTCGCACAGTGA
- a CDS encoding PEP/pyruvate-binding domain-containing protein, with protein sequence MNGLVLGLGDLSASMLPEVGGKAANLGELIAAGLPVPAGFCLTTRAYIQAVEPLGLADVHHALQDTPADDLEALASLAARARSQIISAELPTAIAGEVLTAYRALDGVPVAVRSSATAEDLPFASFAGQQDTYLNVIDAVALLDTVRKCWASLWTDRAVAYRASRNIDPATVALAVVVQRMVDAEAAGVMFTANPVTGRRREAVIDASPGLGEAVVSGAVNPDHFVVDTASGAVLQRRLGDKRTAVRPLPAGGTESVEQTAAGPGAENQPCLTDAQIRELTALGSKAEAHYGAPQDTEWALDVDGKFWLTQSRPITTLYPLPEKATRPEKEQERPGPGEDLRVYLCFSLAQGLTRPLTPMGLAALRRIGSSVAAAAGFDVPDPRSGPPPYVEAGQRIFFDLTAAARSTVGRRIIPRVFDVMEARSAKVLRSVFDDPRLSITRRTPWDLLKHVLPIAARARVPEAAIRALVRPEAALKRLNRFTTEFNATLELPQGASPRARLDHVEGILSRLFPNLPAVLPLAGLGFAMLGLAGKLLGAGKLFGAGEGGAREAGAAGSRTTDLQPVLRGLPNNVTTEMDLELWRVAIKIKSDAESLAVLTGNPPAVLAQLFAAGALPAAAQTALAEFLARYGHRAVAEIDVGMPRWRDDPTHILGVLANYLRLEDPERAPDRQFSKAAAEAEAQIERLVAEARTRGRLRGVAVRAALRRARLFAGLRELPKFQIVLALAEVRKQLAEVGTVLAAQERLARAEDIFFLDFAEAHQALEGADMQDLVAQRQGAYYLELERRHIPRMLLSDGTEPETLLTAVGTAAGALSGSPASAGTVTAPARVILDPVGAHLEPGEILVAPSTDPGWTPLFLTAGGLVMEMGGPNSHGAVVAREYGIPAVVGVADATSLLRTGQEVTVDGGAGTVVPLA encoded by the coding sequence ATGAACGGCCTGGTGCTCGGCCTCGGGGACCTCAGCGCCTCCATGCTGCCGGAGGTTGGCGGCAAGGCTGCCAACCTCGGCGAGCTGATTGCGGCCGGACTCCCGGTCCCGGCCGGGTTCTGCCTCACCACCAGGGCCTACATCCAGGCCGTGGAGCCACTGGGCCTCGCAGACGTGCACCACGCCCTCCAGGACACCCCTGCCGATGATCTCGAAGCGCTAGCCAGCCTGGCTGCCAGGGCCCGCAGTCAGATCATTTCGGCAGAATTGCCGACGGCGATCGCTGGGGAGGTGCTAACGGCATACCGGGCGCTGGACGGCGTTCCGGTCGCGGTGAGGTCCTCGGCCACGGCCGAGGACCTTCCCTTCGCCAGCTTTGCCGGCCAGCAGGACACATACCTGAACGTCATAGACGCTGTGGCGCTGCTGGATACCGTCCGGAAGTGTTGGGCCTCACTGTGGACTGACCGGGCGGTGGCATACCGCGCCAGCCGGAACATTGATCCCGCAACGGTGGCCCTCGCCGTCGTCGTCCAACGGATGGTGGACGCCGAGGCGGCGGGCGTGATGTTCACGGCGAACCCGGTCACGGGCAGGCGCCGCGAGGCTGTGATCGACGCCAGCCCCGGGCTTGGCGAGGCAGTGGTGTCGGGCGCCGTCAATCCGGACCATTTCGTGGTGGACACCGCATCCGGTGCCGTCCTGCAGCGCCGGCTGGGGGACAAACGGACGGCTGTCCGGCCGCTGCCCGCGGGGGGTACCGAATCCGTCGAGCAGACGGCAGCCGGCCCGGGCGCGGAAAACCAGCCGTGCCTGACGGATGCACAGATCCGGGAACTCACGGCGCTGGGGAGCAAGGCGGAGGCCCACTACGGCGCCCCGCAGGACACCGAGTGGGCGCTCGACGTCGACGGCAAGTTTTGGCTGACCCAGTCGCGGCCCATCACCACGCTTTACCCGCTGCCCGAGAAGGCCACCCGCCCGGAGAAAGAGCAGGAACGGCCCGGCCCGGGGGAGGACCTGCGCGTCTACCTTTGCTTCAGCCTCGCCCAAGGCCTTACCCGGCCGCTGACCCCGATGGGACTTGCCGCCCTCCGGCGGATCGGCTCATCAGTTGCTGCCGCAGCGGGCTTCGACGTTCCGGATCCCCGCAGCGGTCCGCCGCCGTACGTCGAAGCCGGACAGCGCATCTTTTTCGACCTGACCGCAGCCGCCCGGAGCACCGTGGGCCGCCGGATCATTCCCAGGGTCTTTGACGTCATGGAGGCACGCTCCGCGAAAGTCCTGCGCAGCGTGTTCGACGACCCCCGCCTTTCCATCACCCGACGTACACCCTGGGACCTCCTCAAGCACGTGCTCCCCATAGCTGCCCGGGCCCGCGTGCCGGAAGCAGCGATCCGGGCGCTTGTCCGTCCCGAGGCGGCACTCAAACGCCTGAACCGCTTCACCACGGAGTTCAACGCGACGCTGGAACTGCCCCAGGGCGCTTCCCCGCGCGCGCGGCTTGACCATGTCGAGGGGATCCTGTCGCGGCTTTTCCCGAATCTTCCGGCCGTGCTCCCGCTGGCCGGCCTGGGCTTCGCCATGCTCGGCCTCGCCGGGAAACTTCTTGGTGCAGGCAAACTCTTTGGTGCCGGCGAGGGCGGCGCCCGCGAGGCTGGTGCCGCAGGAAGCAGAACCACGGACCTGCAGCCTGTACTCCGCGGCCTGCCCAACAATGTGACCACCGAGATGGACCTCGAGCTGTGGCGCGTCGCCATAAAGATCAAGTCCGACGCAGAATCGCTGGCCGTGCTCACCGGGAACCCGCCGGCCGTGCTGGCGCAGCTCTTCGCCGCAGGCGCATTGCCCGCCGCTGCCCAGACCGCACTGGCGGAATTCCTCGCGCGGTACGGCCACCGGGCTGTCGCCGAGATCGACGTCGGCATGCCCCGCTGGCGGGACGATCCCACCCATATTCTTGGCGTCCTGGCCAACTACCTGCGGCTGGAGGACCCGGAACGTGCCCCCGACCGCCAGTTCAGCAAGGCTGCAGCCGAAGCGGAGGCACAGATCGAACGGCTGGTGGCCGAGGCCAGGACCCGGGGACGGCTCCGTGGTGTGGCCGTCAGGGCGGCGTTGCGGCGGGCACGGCTCTTCGCCGGGTTGCGCGAACTTCCCAAGTTCCAGATCGTCCTGGCGCTGGCGGAAGTCCGGAAGCAGCTCGCAGAAGTTGGCACAGTCTTGGCGGCACAGGAACGGCTTGCCCGGGCAGAGGACATCTTCTTCCTGGATTTCGCCGAAGCGCACCAGGCGCTGGAGGGTGCCGACATGCAGGATCTCGTGGCACAGCGGCAGGGGGCCTATTACCTGGAACTGGAGCGGCGCCATATCCCGCGGATGCTGCTCTCGGACGGAACGGAACCGGAAACGCTGCTTACCGCCGTCGGGACCGCGGCCGGGGCACTGTCCGGGAGCCCGGCGTCGGCGGGGACGGTGACGGCGCCCGCACGTGTCATCCTCGACCCCGTGGGCGCCCACCTGGAACCGGGCGAAATCCTTGTGGCGCCGTCCACCGATCCTGGCTGGACCCCGCTGTTCCTCACGGCAGGCGGCCTGGTGATGGAGATGGGCGGCCCCAACTCCCACGGTGCCGTGGTGGCCCGGGAGTACGGCATCCCCGCCGTGGTGGGCGTCGCTGACGCCACCTCGCTGCTCCGGACTGGCCAGGAAGTGACGGTCGACGGCGGCGCCGGCACCGTGGTGCCGCTGGCCTAG
- a CDS encoding DMT family transporter, with translation MASTAGTSPLQPHSPDDLSPRKPAPSMNALGVAAVVVTVVLWASAFVGIRAVGPSFSPGALTLGRLAIAAVVLGAVVLPKLRALPRGREWWPILAYGVMWFAGYNVALNAAEHSLDAGTSALLINVNPILVAVMAGIILKEGFPRWLIIGSLVAFGGVAVIALGSGTRSTADVAGVLLCLLAAALAAVSVIIQKPVLRKFPAGQATWFGIMVGLVCCLPFAGQLGQELQAAPLPATLGLVYLGIFPTAIAFTTWAYALSLIDAGKLAATTYLVPGTTVLISWLVLSEIPTVWGLVGGAICLLGVGLTRRRSR, from the coding sequence ATGGCATCCACCGCCGGCACCAGCCCCCTCCAGCCCCACTCCCCCGATGACCTCTCCCCCCGGAAACCCGCACCCTCCATGAACGCGCTGGGGGTCGCCGCCGTCGTGGTGACCGTGGTGCTCTGGGCCTCCGCCTTCGTTGGCATCCGCGCCGTTGGCCCAAGCTTCTCCCCGGGAGCGCTGACCCTGGGGCGGCTGGCGATTGCCGCCGTCGTGCTCGGCGCGGTGGTGCTTCCCAAACTGCGGGCGCTGCCGCGGGGACGCGAGTGGTGGCCGATCCTCGCCTACGGCGTCATGTGGTTCGCCGGCTACAACGTGGCGCTCAACGCCGCGGAGCATTCGCTCGACGCCGGAACCAGCGCGCTGCTCATCAACGTGAACCCGATCCTGGTGGCTGTAATGGCAGGCATCATCCTCAAGGAGGGCTTCCCGCGCTGGCTGATCATCGGCAGCCTGGTGGCGTTCGGCGGCGTCGCAGTCATCGCGCTGGGATCGGGGACACGTTCGACGGCGGACGTGGCAGGCGTGCTGCTTTGCCTCCTCGCTGCTGCACTCGCCGCGGTCAGCGTCATCATCCAGAAGCCCGTGCTGCGGAAGTTTCCGGCGGGCCAGGCAACCTGGTTCGGCATCATGGTGGGCCTGGTCTGCTGCCTGCCGTTCGCCGGCCAGCTGGGTCAGGAACTGCAGGCGGCCCCGCTGCCGGCCACCCTTGGCCTGGTCTACCTGGGCATCTTCCCCACCGCCATCGCCTTCACCACGTGGGCCTACGCACTATCGCTGATCGATGCCGGCAAGCTGGCTGCCACCACGTATCTGGTGCCGGGCACGACGGTGCTGATCTCGTGGCTGGTGCTCAGCGAAATCCCGACGGTCTGGGGACTCGTCGGCGGCGCCATCTGCCTCCTCGGTGTGGGACTGACGCGGCGGAGATCCCGCTAA